A genomic window from Erythrobacter sp. BLCC-B19 includes:
- a CDS encoding MFS transporter, with protein sequence MNLGFFGLQFSFGLQQGNMGPIYSFLGANEAELPLLQLAGPITGLIIQPIVGALSDRTLSRFGRRTPYFLVGAIMCAVGLFFMPLSASIMSAVAWLWILDAGNNTTMEPYRAYVADRLNPQQCQTGFLTQSAFTGLAQMFAFLTPTALVMLGMDRDWVDEHNIPYTVRTVFWMGAVLSLATILWSVTRVPELPLTARQRDWIARQPKGIGATFAEIGGALREMPAPMRKLGIMMLFQWFAMSGYWGYVIYAIGRSVYGTADPASAAFRQAVLTNGEMAAFYNGVAFIAAFAMVPVARRIGAGPLHALALAAGGISMIVLPGITDKAMLFAAVIGIGIAWGSIMGNPYVILSNAIPPERVGVYMGIFNMMIVVPMLLFAFVMSAVDLGFVQIGLGFYDGVLGGDPRNVLRVSGGCMFVAALAVLWVREGWRSGDALNTEPAGA encoded by the coding sequence ATGAATCTGGGGTTTTTCGGGCTGCAGTTCAGTTTCGGATTGCAGCAGGGCAACATGGGGCCGATCTATTCGTTCCTCGGGGCGAACGAGGCCGAATTGCCGCTGCTGCAACTGGCCGGGCCGATCACCGGACTGATCATCCAGCCAATCGTCGGCGCGCTGAGTGATCGCACGCTGTCCCGCTTTGGGCGGCGCACGCCCTATTTCCTTGTGGGAGCGATCATGTGCGCGGTGGGGTTGTTCTTCATGCCGCTGTCGGCCTCGATCATGTCGGCGGTGGCCTGGCTGTGGATCCTCGATGCGGGGAACAACACCACGATGGAGCCCTACCGCGCCTATGTTGCCGACCGGCTCAACCCGCAGCAGTGCCAGACCGGGTTCCTCACCCAGAGCGCCTTTACCGGCCTTGCCCAGATGTTTGCCTTCTTAACCCCTACCGCGCTGGTGATGTTGGGAATGGACCGCGACTGGGTCGACGAACACAATATTCCCTACACCGTGCGCACCGTGTTCTGGATGGGCGCGGTGCTGTCGCTGGCGACGATCCTGTGGTCTGTCACAAGGGTGCCCGAACTCCCCCTGACCGCGCGCCAGCGCGACTGGATTGCGCGCCAGCCCAAGGGCATCGGCGCCACTTTCGCCGAGATCGGCGGCGCCTTGCGCGAAATGCCCGCACCGATGCGCAAGCTCGGCATCATGATGCTGTTCCAGTGGTTCGCGATGTCGGGATACTGGGGCTATGTCATCTATGCCATCGGCCGCAGCGTCTACGGCACGGCCGACCCCGCGAGCGCCGCCTTCCGGCAGGCGGTGCTGACCAATGGCGAAATGGCCGCCTTTTACAACGGGGTGGCCTTCATCGCTGCCTTTGCGATGGTGCCGGTGGCGCGGCGGATCGGCGCGGGGCCGCTCCATGCGCTGGCGCTGGCGGCAGGCGGGATCAGCATGATCGTGCTGCCCGGCATCACCGACAAGGCGATGCTGTTTGCCGCCGTGATCGGGATCGGGATTGCATGGGGCAGCATCATGGGCAATCCCTATGTCATTCTCTCCAACGCCATCCCGCCTGAACGGGTCGGGGTCTATATGGGCATCTTCAACATGATGATCGTCGTCCCGATGCTGCTGTTCGCCTTCGTGATGAGCGCGGTCGACCTCGGCTTCGTGCAAATCGGTCTCGGCTTTTACGACGGCGTGCTGGGCGGCGATCCGCGCAATGTGCTGCGGGTGTCGGGCGGCTGTATGTTCGTCGCCGCGCTGGCCGTGCTGTGGGTGCGCGAGGGCTGGCGCTCGGGCGATGCCCTGAACACCGAACCGGCGGGGGCGTGA
- a CDS encoding alpha-galactosidase gives MTAKLVCLHSDEASLVLEHDPRRGLLWRHCGARVDPGALPPLADCRGPASFALNDDITAPLVPPAGLGWFGPAVVRARAPSGEAVLLVADSFDVEGDANAITANAQDSTSGLAYRLTIERLAGGAFRFAAQVVNHGSAPVLIDAAASLQLPLPATSETLISWQGRHNAELAECREPMPRHSWQRVARRGISGHGGPPGAYVLDSDAGWHNGLVYAVQLAWSGDSALTVEHDDEGFWTLAAEASLAPGEVTLAPGQAYDAPPAILAISTHGRNGAMQQHHAAVRAMLQWPGGAMRPRPVHLNSWEACYFDHDVARIERLARAGASVGIERFVLDDGWFKGRRDDTTALGDWEPDPVTYPDGLAPLARAVEGMGMEFGLWVEPEMISPDSDLYRAHPDWALALPGRDRPEARNQLVIDMRRADVRDHLFARLDAVLADAPIAYLKWDQNRDHAPSGGMAQTRGTYDLLARLRAAHPAVEIEGCAGGGGRSDAGLAPYVHRFWASDNIDAVARVGMQRGFLAFLPPEIMGSHIGASPAHATGRGQGMAFRAAVACMGHLGVELDPDTLSDAEREELADWIAFYKRWRHVLHGSRIDLGEGADGLRWQAHSAEGETLLFAIRTAPPQDRRPQPLRLPFAAACAQWDVSLLAIAQQRGHGIPRAELFMQMKQEPVGFAGSWLAHAGLPMPVQKAESVAIFRLEAQA, from the coding sequence ATGACCGCGAAACTTGTCTGCCTGCACAGTGACGAGGCGAGCCTCGTGCTCGAACACGATCCGCGCCGCGGATTGCTGTGGCGGCATTGCGGCGCGCGGGTCGACCCCGGCGCGCTGCCGCCGCTCGCCGATTGCCGCGGTCCGGCGAGCTTTGCGCTGAATGATGACATCACCGCCCCGCTGGTGCCGCCCGCTGGCCTCGGCTGGTTCGGCCCGGCAGTGGTCAGGGCGCGCGCGCCATCGGGCGAGGCGGTGCTGCTGGTGGCGGACAGTTTTGACGTGGAAGGCGACGCAAACGCCATCACCGCCAACGCGCAGGACAGCACCTCGGGCCTTGCATACCGGCTGACCATCGAACGTTTGGCAGGCGGTGCCTTCCGCTTTGCCGCGCAAGTCGTCAATCACGGCAGCGCGCCTGTGCTGATCGACGCGGCGGCGAGCCTGCAACTTCCCCTCCCCGCCACCTCGGAGACGCTGATCTCGTGGCAGGGTCGCCACAATGCCGAGCTTGCCGAATGCCGCGAGCCCATGCCGCGCCACAGCTGGCAGCGTGTCGCGCGGCGCGGAATTTCGGGCCATGGCGGGCCGCCGGGTGCCTATGTGCTCGATAGTGACGCAGGCTGGCACAATGGGCTGGTCTACGCGGTGCAACTGGCGTGGTCGGGCGACAGCGCCCTGACCGTCGAGCACGACGACGAAGGTTTCTGGACGCTCGCTGCCGAAGCCAGCCTTGCGCCGGGGGAAGTCACCCTCGCCCCCGGTCAGGCCTATGACGCCCCGCCCGCGATCCTCGCCATTTCCACGCACGGCCGCAACGGCGCGATGCAGCAGCACCACGCCGCGGTGCGCGCGATGCTGCAATGGCCGGGCGGTGCGATGCGCCCGCGCCCCGTGCACCTCAACAGCTGGGAAGCGTGCTATTTCGATCACGACGTCGCCCGGATCGAACGGCTCGCGCGTGCGGGTGCGAGCGTCGGGATCGAGCGTTTCGTGCTCGACGATGGCTGGTTCAAGGGCCGCCGGGACGACACCACTGCGCTGGGCGACTGGGAGCCCGATCCGGTCACCTACCCCGATGGCCTCGCCCCGCTTGCCCGCGCGGTCGAGGGCATGGGGATGGAGTTCGGCCTGTGGGTCGAGCCCGAAATGATCAGCCCCGACAGCGATCTTTACCGCGCGCATCCCGATTGGGCGCTGGCCCTGCCCGGCCGCGACCGGCCCGAGGCGCGCAACCAGTTGGTGATCGATATGCGCCGCGCTGACGTGCGCGATCATTTGTTCGCGCGGCTCGATGCGGTGCTGGCCGATGCACCGATTGCCTATCTCAAGTGGGATCAGAACCGCGACCACGCGCCCTCGGGCGGGATGGCTCAGACGCGCGGCACCTATGATCTGCTCGCGCGCCTTCGCGCCGCGCATCCCGCGGTCGAGATCGAGGGTTGCGCAGGGGGCGGCGGGCGTTCCGATGCGGGGCTTGCGCCCTATGTCCACCGGTTCTGGGCGAGCGACAATATCGATGCGGTCGCGCGCGTGGGGATGCAGCGCGGGTTCCTCGCCTTCCTCCCGCCCGAGATCATGGGATCGCATATCGGCGCCAGCCCCGCCCATGCCACCGGGCGCGGGCAAGGCATGGCCTTCCGCGCGGCGGTGGCCTGCATGGGCCATCTGGGCGTGGAGCTTGATCCCGACACCCTTTCCGATGCCGAGCGAGAGGAACTGGCGGATTGGATCGCCTTCTACAAGCGCTGGCGGCACGTCCTGCATGGCAGCCGCATCGATCTGGGCGAAGGGGCGGATGGCTTGCGCTGGCAGGCGCATAGCGCCGAGGGCGAAACCCTGCTGTTCGCGATCCGCACCGCGCCGCCGCAGGATCGCCGCCCGCAGCCGCTGCGCCTTCCCTTTGCCGCCGCCTGCGCGCAGTGGGATGTCAGCCTGCTCGCCATCGCCCAGCAGCGCGGTCACGGCATCCCGCGCGCCGAACTGTTCATGCAGATGAAGCAGGAACCCGTCGGCTTTGCCGGTAGCTGGCTGGCCCATGCCGGTCTGCCAATGCCGGTGCAGAAGGCCGAAAGCGTCGCCATTTTCCGGCTGGAGGCGCAGGCATGA
- a CDS encoding glycoside hydrolase family 68 protein: protein MTIPDLSDIITRASHWRGGAPWRGSELPLIRAEHVQPILPDLDLWDCWPLQHENGATAVIAGAQFWFFLSSPKFPDPAQRHVHAQIRLLRLEADGAAWTDLGPALLPALSPGHAEWAGSCVLHDDGRAVSLFFTTSGRKGEGPSFEQRIFAITGELQPGLAGPGRWHDPRELFAADGALFQPANQVEGAPGTIKAFRDPAWFRDPADGTCYLLFTGSAAWSDDPHNGLVGYAVWTGTRWQLGAPLVHAVGTNNEMERPHILCRDGRYYLFWSTQRHTFSPKVEAGPNGLYCAVADRLTGPWRMANGSGLVAYNPLSEPTQSYSWWVTGEGEAWSFVDYWGMAGRSLADHPALLRSQFGGTPAPRFRLTFDGDTVSLAP from the coding sequence ATGACGATCCCCGACCTGTCCGACATTATCACGCGGGCCTCGCACTGGCGCGGCGGGGCGCCCTGGCGGGGGAGCGAGCTGCCGCTGATCCGGGCCGAGCACGTCCAACCGATCCTGCCCGATCTCGATCTGTGGGACTGCTGGCCCTTGCAGCACGAGAACGGCGCGACCGCGGTGATTGCGGGCGCGCAGTTCTGGTTCTTCCTCTCATCGCCCAAGTTTCCCGATCCCGCGCAGCGCCATGTCCATGCGCAGATCCGGCTGCTGCGGCTGGAGGCGGACGGCGCCGCGTGGACCGACCTCGGCCCGGCCCTGCTGCCCGCGCTTTCGCCCGGCCATGCCGAATGGGCAGGCTCCTGCGTGCTGCATGACGATGGCCGCGCGGTCAGCCTGTTCTTCACCACCAGCGGCCGCAAGGGCGAGGGGCCAAGCTTCGAGCAGCGGATCTTCGCGATCACCGGCGAATTGCAGCCGGGTCTGGCCGGGCCGGGCCGGTGGCATGACCCCAGAGAGCTGTTCGCCGCCGACGGCGCGCTGTTCCAGCCTGCCAATCAAGTCGAAGGCGCCCCCGGCACGATCAAGGCCTTCCGCGACCCGGCATGGTTCCGCGATCCGGCGGACGGCACCTGCTACCTCCTGTTCACCGGCAGCGCCGCCTGGAGCGATGATCCGCACAACGGTCTGGTCGGCTATGCCGTGTGGACCGGCACGCGCTGGCAGCTGGGCGCGCCGCTTGTCCATGCGGTGGGCACCAACAACGAGATGGAGCGGCCACACATCCTCTGCCGCGACGGGCGTTACTACCTGTTCTGGTCGACCCAGCGGCACACCTTCTCGCCCAAGGTCGAGGCCGGGCCGAACGGGCTCTATTGCGCGGTCGCCGACCGGCTGACAGGCCCGTGGCGCATGGCCAATGGCAGCGGCCTGGTCGCCTACAACCCGCTCAGCGAACCAACCCAGTCCTACAGCTGGTGGGTCACCGGCGAAGGCGAGGCGTGGAGCTTTGTCGACTATTGGGGGATGGCGGGCCGCAGCCTTGCCGATCATCCCGCTCTGCTGCGCAGCCAATTCGGCGGAACCCCCGCGCCGCGCTTTCGCCTGACCTTCGATGGCGACACGG
- a CDS encoding UDP-glucose--hexose-1-phosphate uridylyltransferase — protein sequence MSLSDFPHRRRNLLTGEWILVSPHRAKRPWQGEQAEPAPADAPRHDPACYLCPGNARTSGTPNPDYAATFVFPNDFPALLHESIGEGDSAHDLFETAPARGEAKVICYSPDHSQTLARMDDAGRRAVVDCWADLSASLGRDWAHVQLFENKGAMMGASSPHPHGQVWASDFVPQIVSQEDTRQREHLARTGTPLLAAVAEAELAAGERVVEASEHWLAVVPHWAAWPFETLVIARGDLARMEDLGDAARADLAAVLGRLLRRYDGLFGVDFPYSMGWHGAPHGLGADHAHWRLHAHFHPPLLRSATVRKHMVGFELLAETQRDLTPEQAAERLRAVTP from the coding sequence ATGAGCCTCAGCGATTTCCCCCACCGCAGGCGCAATCTGTTGACCGGCGAGTGGATCCTCGTCTCCCCCCACCGCGCCAAGCGGCCCTGGCAGGGCGAACAGGCCGAGCCTGCCCCCGCCGATGCGCCGCGCCATGATCCGGCGTGCTACCTGTGCCCCGGCAATGCCCGCACCAGCGGCACGCCCAACCCTGATTACGCTGCGACCTTTGTCTTCCCGAACGATTTTCCCGCACTGCTGCACGAGAGCATCGGCGAAGGGGACTCCGCGCACGACCTGTTCGAAACCGCCCCGGCGCGCGGTGAGGCGAAGGTGATCTGCTATTCGCCCGACCATTCGCAGACCCTTGCGCGGATGGATGATGCCGGGCGGCGCGCGGTGGTCGATTGCTGGGCCGACCTTTCGGCCAGCCTCGGGCGGGACTGGGCGCACGTCCAGCTGTTCGAGAACAAGGGCGCGATGATGGGTGCCTCCTCCCCCCATCCCCACGGGCAGGTCTGGGCGAGCGACTTCGTGCCGCAGATCGTCAGCCAAGAGGACACCCGCCAGCGCGAGCATCTGGCGCGCACCGGCACGCCCCTGCTGGCGGCGGTGGCGGAAGCCGAGCTGGCGGCGGGCGAGCGCGTGGTCGAGGCGAGCGAGCACTGGCTCGCGGTGGTGCCGCACTGGGCGGCGTGGCCGTTCGAGACGCTGGTGATCGCGCGCGGAGACCTTGCCCGGATGGAAGACCTCGGCGATGCCGCCCGCGCCGATCTGGCGGCGGTTCTCGGGCGCTTGCTGCGGCGTTATGACGGGCTGTTCGGGGTCGACTTTCCCTATTCGATGGGCTGGCACGGCGCGCCGCATGGGCTTGGCGCGGACCACGCGCATTGGCGGCTCCACGCGCATTTCCACCCACCCCTGTTACGGAGCGCAACAGTAAGGAAGCACATGGTCGGGTTCGAACTGCTGGCCGAGACCCAGCGCGATCTCACCCCCGAGCAGGCCGCCGAGCGGCTGCGGGCGGTGACGCCGTGA
- the galK gene encoding galactokinase produces the protein MSPAPSPANSRAREAFAAAFGHAPDGVAFAPGRVNLIGDHVDYNDGLVLPMPLALGTAVAWRRSDGPDFTARAADYHGEAYRFDPSAPPPAGDGWHSLVHGMAALMREVAALDGGLDLLIAGNLPRGAGLSSSASLCIAVGRAILAASQTAPLAAQPLAQVAQAVEHRFAGVACGIMDQMAIAAGTPGAAMLLDCRSLAWQEVTLPPEWSVLVLQSGVERELVDGAYNTRRQECESAARKLGVASLRDVNPAGFDPAPLGPAEARRARHVVFEIDRTRRAAAAIAAGDIALLGTLLREAHASMRDLFEASHPEVDRQVAMINDWIGAEGGARMTGGGFGGAIVAILPAPRADSLARELTAQGYAEAMRVFN, from the coding sequence GTGAGCCCCGCCCCCAGCCCCGCCAACAGCCGCGCCCGCGAGGCCTTCGCCGCCGCTTTCGGCCACGCGCCTGATGGCGTCGCCTTTGCGCCGGGCCGGGTCAACCTGATCGGCGATCATGTCGATTACAATGACGGGCTGGTGCTGCCGATGCCGCTGGCGCTGGGCACGGCGGTGGCGTGGCGGCGCTCTGACGGCCCGGATTTTACAGCGAGGGCTGCCGACTATCACGGCGAGGCCTATCGCTTCGATCCTTCAGCTCCCCCGCCTGCCGGGGATGGCTGGCATTCGCTGGTGCATGGCATGGCGGCGCTGATGCGGGAGGTTGCGGCGCTCGATGGCGGGCTCGATCTGCTGATCGCCGGCAATCTGCCGCGCGGGGCCGGGCTCTCCTCCTCGGCCTCGCTGTGCATCGCGGTGGGCCGCGCGATCCTTGCCGCAAGCCAGACCGCGCCGCTCGCAGCCCAGCCGCTCGCGCAGGTGGCGCAGGCGGTCGAGCACCGCTTTGCCGGGGTTGCTTGCGGGATCATGGATCAGATGGCGATTGCCGCCGGAACGCCGGGCGCGGCGATGCTGCTCGATTGCCGCAGCCTTGCTTGGCAGGAGGTCACGCTCCCGCCTGAATGGAGCGTGCTGGTGCTGCAATCCGGGGTCGAGCGCGAGTTGGTCGACGGCGCCTACAACACCCGCCGGCAGGAGTGCGAGAGCGCGGCGCGCAAGCTGGGCGTGGCCTCTTTGCGCGATGTCAATCCGGCCGGTTTCGACCCCGCGCCGCTCGGCCCGGCCGAGGCCCGGCGTGCGCGCCATGTGGTGTTCGAGATCGACCGCACCCGCCGCGCCGCCGCCGCCATTGCCGCGGGCGACATCGCGCTGCTCGGCACCCTGCTGCGCGAGGCCCATGCCTCGATGCGCGACCTGTTCGAAGCCAGCCACCCGGAGGTCGATCGGCAGGTGGCGATGATCAATGACTGGATCGGTGCCGAGGGCGGCGCGCGCATGACCGGCGGCGGGTTTGGCGGGGCCATCGTGGCGATCCTCCCCGCCCCGCGCGCCGACAGCCTTGCCCGGGAACTGACGGCGCAGGGATACGCCGAGGCTATGAGGGTTTTCAATTGA